The Bradyrhizobium ottawaense genome window below encodes:
- a CDS encoding LysR substrate-binding domain-containing protein: MALSRPNWRVEAAQANERQTCQTFLAPASPIFALAKLEDPEAAQANGVRHSRQKLVNWSPATYPRVSTVPVEFRDLRWAIVASKHRSLRQAAEALRIKQPTLSRGLRNLEYRLGVTLFKRTNGGTRPTVEGQEFLEAARRFVDETEAITVRGKNRSRGESGRLTIGIHTSLSAGNLRATLIEHRHRFPDVDRQLVDGASDHLISDLASSAIDVAFVAGLSPRWSDRSLLLWSERVVAALPANHPLTGRDVIHWGELRHESLLMSQRGPGPEFLKLLDSKLGSSDPCPLVRHDVVLDRLLSLVGVDWGILLVLESATGAVYPGVTFREVHDAEGPTRLSLRAYWRQDNANPSLRPLLDLLRERYPDISAAPDAS, encoded by the coding sequence ATGGCCCTTTCGAGGCCGAATTGGCGGGTTGAAGCAGCGCAAGCAAATGAAAGGCAAACTTGCCAAACTTTTTTGGCTCCAGCCTCGCCCATTTTTGCGCTTGCCAAATTGGAAGATCCAGAAGCAGCGCAAGCAAATGGCGTGCGCCATTCAAGACAAAAATTGGTCAATTGGTCACCGGCAACTTACCCTAGGGTTTCGACCGTGCCTGTGGAATTTCGAGACCTGCGCTGGGCGATCGTCGCGTCCAAGCACCGAAGCCTCCGCCAAGCGGCAGAGGCGCTCAGAATCAAGCAACCCACTCTTAGTCGCGGCCTGCGCAATCTCGAATACAGGTTGGGCGTCACTCTGTTTAAGCGTACCAATGGCGGCACACGACCTACCGTTGAAGGGCAGGAATTCCTCGAAGCTGCCCGGCGTTTCGTTGATGAGACGGAAGCAATCACGGTTCGTGGCAAGAACCGCTCGCGTGGTGAGAGCGGCCGATTGACCATCGGCATCCACACTTCCCTGTCAGCCGGCAATCTCCGGGCCACTCTCATCGAGCACCGGCACCGCTTCCCCGATGTCGACAGACAACTGGTTGACGGAGCGAGCGACCATCTGATTTCGGATCTCGCCAGCTCCGCGATTGACGTCGCCTTTGTGGCCGGCCTCAGTCCAAGGTGGAGCGACAGGTCATTGTTGCTCTGGAGCGAGCGTGTCGTTGCCGCCCTCCCCGCGAACCATCCGCTGACAGGTCGTGACGTAATTCACTGGGGCGAACTGAGGCACGAATCGCTTTTGATGTCGCAGCGAGGCCCGGGACCGGAATTCCTGAAGCTCCTTGACAGCAAATTGGGGTCTTCCGATCCTTGCCCGCTGGTTCGCCATGATGTGGTGCTCGACCGTCTTCTCTCCTTGGTCGGCGTGGACTGGGGCATTCTACTGGTATTGGAAAGTGCGACGGGCGCAGTCTATCCGGGTGTCACCTTCCGCGAGGTGCATGATGCCGAGGGGCCGACGCGGCTGAGCTTGCGCGCTTATTGGCGGCAGGACAACGCTAATCCATCGCTGCGTCCGTTGCTCGACCTGCTTCGGGAGCGCTATCCTGATATTTCCGCTGCCCCAGATGCGAGCTGA
- a CDS encoding IS3-like element ISRj2 family transposase (programmed frameshift), with amino-acid sequence MTKKSRRTHSPAFKAKVALAAVKGDKTLAELAQLFDVHPNQITIWKNQLLEGAAGVFGHDKTSAETPVDLKALHAKIGELALENGFFVRRAHQGGPAERKAMIDRGHDLSIVRQAKVLKLARSTVYYEPRPVSAEDLALMRRLDELHLDYPFAGARMLRSLLRREGVYAGRRHIATLMKRMGIEAVYRRPNTSKPAPGHKIYPYLLRGLKIERPDHAWAMDITYIPMRRGFVYLAAVVDVFSRRVLAHRVSITMEAAFCVQAVQEALAKHGRPEIFNTDQGSQFTSLEFTDVLLDAKIAISMDGKGAWRDNVFVERLWRTVKYEEVYLRAYDSVSEARASIAKYLAFYNQGRPHSSLDGRTPDEAYFGTQAMVMAA; translated from the exons ATGACGAAGAAGAGCCGCCGGACGCATTCTCCGGCATTCAAGGCGAAGGTTGCTTTGGCTGCGGTCAAAGGAGACAAGACACTGGCGGAGCTGGCGCAACTGTTTGATGTTCATCCGAACCAGATCACGATCTGGAAAAACCAGCTCCTGGAAGGCGCCGCCGGCGTGTTTGGGCATGACAAGACATCGGCCGAGACGCCGGTCGATTTGAAGGCGTTACATGCCAAGATCGGCGAGCTGGCGTTGGAAAACG GATTTTTTGTCCGGCGCGCTCACCAAGGCGGGCCTGCTGAGCGCAAAGCGATGATCGACCGCGGTCATGATCTTTCTATCGTGCGCCAGGCGAAGGTCCTGAAGCTGGCTCGCAGCACGGTCTACTATGAACCTCGGCCAGTTTCGGCCGAGGACCTTGCCTTGATGCGTCGGCTCGATGAGCTGCATCTCGATTATCCCTTCGCGGGAGCGCGTATGCTGCGATCGTTGCTGCGGCGGGAGGGCGTATACGCCGGTCGCCGCCACATCGCGACGCTGATGAAGCGCATGGGGATCGAGGCGGTCTATCGTCGCCCGAACACGAGCAAGCCGGCTCCGGGTCACAAGATCTACCCGTACCTGTTGCGCGGATTGAAGATCGAGCGGCCCGACCATGCGTGGGCAATGGACATCACCTACATTCCGATGCGGCGTGGCTTCGTCTATCTCGCGGCGGTCGTCGATGTGTTCAGCCGACGGGTCCTGGCCCATCGCGTCTCGATCACAATGGAGGCGGCCTTCTGCGTCCAAGCGGTCCAGGAGGCGTTGGCGAAGCACGGCAGACCCGAGATTTTCAACACGGATCAGGGCAGCCAGTTCACCAGCCTCGAGTTCACCGATGTGCTGCTGGACGCGAAGATCGCCATCAGCATGGACGGCAAGGGCGCCTGGCGCGACAACGTGTTTGTCGAGCGGCTCTGGCGCACGGTCAAATACGAAGAAGTTTATCTCCGCGCCTACGACAGCGTGTCCGAGGCGCGAGCGTCAATTGCCAAGTATCTGGCCTTCTACAATCAGGGACGCCCTCACTCGAGCCTTGACGGGCGCACGCCCGACGAGGCTTACTTCGGCACGCAAGCTATGGTGATGGCCGCATGA
- a CDS encoding TrbI/VirB10 family protein: MAIDSEDERQGDIPPVAPPDLRLRGERPRVTRLSRKVLVGLGALSALAVAGALGYALQTGNKAQSGQELLSTQNRPSAEGLAGLPKDYTGLPRQAPPLGPPLPGDLGKPILNTGAAPNTMAATSDPETQRRGQEIEAARVSRLFAQTAQQPQSVGQLIPNASAGATATPAATPPVDAGSAQNMQDRKTAFLTAPTDKRTVSPERLEAKASPYVVQAGTVIPAALITGIRSDLPGQVTAQVTEAVWDSPSGKYLLIPQGAKLIGQYDSSVAFGQSRILLVWTRIIMPDGNSIVLERQPGADTGGYAGLEDEVDNHWGMLFKAAVLSTMLSVGGEAGTSQNENNLVQAIRSGASNSISQTGQQIVQRQLNIQPTLTIRPGFPVRVIVTRDLVLAPYRQEASR, encoded by the coding sequence ATGGCGATAGACAGCGAAGACGAACGTCAGGGCGACATTCCGCCCGTCGCGCCGCCGGACCTGCGGCTCCGAGGCGAGCGGCCCCGTGTCACACGGCTCTCGCGCAAGGTCCTTGTCGGCCTCGGCGCGCTGTCTGCCCTCGCGGTCGCGGGCGCGCTCGGCTACGCGCTCCAGACCGGCAACAAGGCGCAGAGCGGCCAAGAACTGCTCAGCACCCAGAACCGGCCTTCGGCCGAGGGTCTGGCCGGGTTGCCGAAAGACTATACCGGCCTGCCGCGTCAAGCACCGCCGCTCGGGCCGCCGCTGCCCGGCGATCTCGGCAAGCCGATCCTCAACACCGGCGCTGCACCGAACACGATGGCGGCGACGTCAGATCCCGAGACGCAGCGCAGGGGCCAGGAAATCGAGGCGGCGCGGGTCAGCCGCCTCTTTGCCCAAACTGCTCAGCAACCGCAGAGCGTCGGCCAACTCATCCCGAATGCCTCCGCTGGCGCCACGGCCACTCCGGCCGCGACACCGCCCGTCGATGCCGGATCTGCCCAGAACATGCAGGACCGCAAGACGGCCTTCCTCACTGCTCCGACAGACAAGCGCACGGTCAGTCCGGAACGGCTCGAAGCCAAGGCCTCACCTTACGTCGTGCAGGCGGGCACCGTGATTCCGGCTGCGCTCATCACGGGCATTCGTTCCGATCTGCCCGGCCAAGTCACCGCACAGGTGACCGAGGCGGTCTGGGACAGTCCGTCTGGCAAATATCTTCTGATCCCGCAGGGTGCCAAACTGATAGGTCAGTACGATAGCTCCGTCGCGTTCGGCCAGTCCCGCATCCTCCTGGTCTGGACCCGCATCATCATGCCGGATGGCAACTCGATCGTGCTAGAGCGCCAGCCCGGCGCCGACACCGGTGGTTATGCCGGTCTCGAGGATGAGGTCGACAACCACTGGGGCATGCTGTTCAAGGCTGCCGTCCTCTCGACCATGCTCAGCGTCGGAGGCGAGGCGGGCACGAGCCAGAATGAGAACAACCTCGTTCAAGCGATCCGTAGCGGCGCGTCCAACAGCATCAGCCAGACCGGCCAGCAGATCGTGCAGCGCCAGCTCAACATCCAGCCGACGCTGACCATCCGGCCAGGTTTCCCGGTGCGGGTCATCGTTACGCGGGATTTGGTGTTGGCTCCCTACCGCCAGGAGGCAAGCCGATGA
- a CDS encoding DUF3892 domain-containing protein, translating into MAPASPFDASNCQYVAFGGVWLVWPRSEVIRSIENGTNTFFTLVGGKRADVGVVSGPNGKYVRTHADGYYNDNLLALPECP; encoded by the coding sequence GTGGCGCCAGCATCCCCCTTCGACGCCAGCAATTGCCAGTATGTCGCATTCGGAGGCGTGTGGTTGGTGTGGCCGAGATCGGAGGTCATTCGATCGATCGAGAACGGGACCAATACATTCTTTACGTTGGTCGGCGGTAAGCGCGCGGACGTTGGCGTCGTTAGCGGCCCGAACGGAAAATATGTTCGAACTCACGCTGACGGCTACTACAACGATAACCTACTAGCTCTGCCGGAGTGTCCGTGA
- a CDS encoding phage/plasmid primase, P4 family, with the protein MQNAIKTDASNSTVEARDEEPVAANDNKPASNPGTSVTEDSVAYIFASTYRDTLRFCHSTGAWFEWDGSYWRRNEVGLAAHHVRVMARDMSQGLSPKALATIRKRSFASGVEGFARNDPTFAVTIEAWDRDPFLLGTPDGTVDLRTGKMRAADPADGITKLTSTAPSAQADCPLWLRFLQDATGGDGEMIRFLQQWCGYCLTGDTREHALVFVHGDGGNGKSVFLNTTRYILHDYATTASMDTFVASRSDRHPTDLAMLRGARLVSASETEEGRAWAESRIKQMTGGDAISARFMRQDFFTFQPQFKLFVVGNHQPALHSVDAAARRRFNIVPFTRKPTKPDRELEAKLRGEAPAILRWMVDGCRDWQRNGLVRPASIVEATETYFAEQDTFGQWLKDACRVEPDNRSISDFVADLFKSWTDYAEASGERPGSQKGFVQSLTKSGFKKGQRVRGGQLYIGLQLLRQAEKEPSVRD; encoded by the coding sequence ATGCAAAATGCAATTAAAACCGACGCGTCCAATTCAACCGTTGAAGCCCGCGATGAGGAGCCTGTCGCAGCCAACGACAACAAACCCGCATCTAATCCCGGCACTTCGGTAACCGAGGATAGTGTTGCGTATATATTCGCGAGCACCTATCGAGACACGCTGCGCTTCTGCCACTCCACTGGCGCGTGGTTTGAATGGGATGGTTCGTACTGGCGCAGGAACGAAGTCGGCCTTGCGGCTCACCATGTTAGGGTGATGGCCCGCGATATGTCACAGGGCCTGTCTCCGAAGGCGCTCGCGACTATACGAAAGCGTTCATTCGCTTCAGGAGTCGAGGGGTTCGCTCGCAATGACCCAACCTTCGCCGTCACGATCGAGGCTTGGGACCGCGACCCGTTTCTGCTCGGAACGCCAGACGGCACCGTTGATCTGCGTACAGGGAAAATGCGCGCTGCCGACCCTGCAGATGGCATTACCAAACTAACGTCCACCGCGCCGTCTGCCCAGGCAGACTGTCCACTTTGGTTGCGATTTCTTCAAGACGCGACTGGCGGCGACGGTGAAATGATCCGCTTTCTGCAGCAGTGGTGCGGCTACTGCCTTACGGGCGACACGCGCGAACATGCACTTGTCTTTGTGCATGGCGACGGCGGTAATGGGAAATCGGTTTTTCTCAACACCACTAGGTATATTCTGCACGATTATGCGACTACGGCGTCAATGGACACGTTCGTTGCCAGCCGCAGTGACAGACACCCGACAGACTTGGCGATGTTGCGCGGTGCGCGTCTAGTCAGCGCCAGCGAGACAGAGGAGGGCAGGGCTTGGGCCGAGTCGCGAATAAAACAGATGACGGGCGGCGATGCGATTTCAGCGCGCTTTATGAGGCAGGACTTCTTTACGTTCCAGCCGCAATTCAAACTGTTTGTGGTTGGAAACCACCAGCCAGCACTGCATAGCGTCGACGCCGCAGCCCGGCGGCGATTCAACATCGTGCCGTTCACGCGAAAGCCGACGAAGCCGGATCGTGAACTTGAAGCAAAGCTTCGCGGTGAGGCGCCCGCCATTCTGCGGTGGATGGTTGATGGGTGCCGGGACTGGCAGCGCAATGGTTTGGTGCGACCTGCATCTATTGTTGAGGCGACCGAAACGTATTTTGCCGAGCAAGACACGTTCGGCCAGTGGCTGAAGGATGCTTGCCGAGTTGAGCCGGACAATCGTAGCATCTCAGACTTCGTCGCGGATCTGTTCAAATCGTGGACCGATTATGCTGAAGCATCTGGCGAGCGCCCCGGAAGCCAGAAGGGATTTGTCCAGTCGCTGACCAAGAGTGGCTTCAAGAAGGGGCAAAGGGTACGCGGCGGACAACTCTATATCGGACTGCAACTGCTTAGGCAGGCCGAGAAAGAACCTAGCGTGCGCGATTGA
- a CDS encoding phosphomannomutase/phosphoglucomutase, translating to MFPKPKSVLLPNTYAFESEPMVKATGFREYDARWLFQKEINLMGIQALGMGLGALIAELGVKQEIVTGHDFRGYSASIKYALISGLMAAGCKVHDIGLAVTPMAYFAQFDLDVPCCAMVTASHNDNGWTGVKMGANRPLTFVPDEMTRLKEIVLNAEFKNKAGGSYQFHENYPARYIADLTSRPKLTRKLKVVAARGNGTAGAFAPQVLEAIGCEVIPLDTELDHTFPKYNPNPEDMEMLHAIRDAVLHHKADVGLGFDGDGDRCGVVDNTGEEIFADKVGVMLARDMSAIHKDAQFIVDVKSTGLFVTDPVLQKQGAKVAYWKTGHSYMKRRTHETGALAGFEKSGHFFFNKPYGRGYDDGLVSALAICDMLDRAPGKSMADLKNALPKTWSSPTMSPHCADETKYGVIDQVVKHFEGLQAKGARIGGQAIRDLVTVNGGRVTVEDGSWGLVRASSNKPELVVVVESPVSEQRMHDMFEMVNSVLRTHAAVGEYNQRIQGGLAGPIRQARTDTEFD from the coding sequence ATGTTCCCCAAGCCGAAATCCGTCTTGTTGCCCAACACCTATGCCTTCGAATCCGAGCCGATGGTGAAGGCCACGGGTTTTCGCGAATACGACGCGCGCTGGTTGTTCCAGAAGGAAATCAACCTGATGGGGATCCAGGCGCTCGGCATGGGGCTGGGCGCGCTGATTGCGGAGCTCGGCGTCAAGCAGGAGATCGTCACCGGCCATGATTTCCGCGGCTATTCGGCCTCGATCAAATATGCGCTGATTTCCGGCCTGATGGCTGCGGGCTGCAAGGTGCACGACATCGGGCTCGCGGTGACGCCGATGGCCTATTTCGCGCAGTTCGACCTCGACGTGCCCTGCTGCGCCATGGTCACGGCCTCGCACAACGACAATGGCTGGACCGGCGTGAAGATGGGCGCCAACCGCCCGCTGACCTTCGTCCCCGACGAGATGACGCGGCTGAAGGAAATCGTGCTCAACGCCGAATTCAAGAACAAGGCCGGCGGCTCCTACCAGTTCCACGAGAACTATCCGGCGCGCTACATCGCCGACCTCACCAGCCGTCCGAAGCTGACCCGCAAGCTCAAGGTCGTCGCGGCCCGCGGCAATGGCACGGCCGGCGCGTTCGCGCCGCAGGTGCTGGAGGCGATCGGCTGCGAGGTGATCCCGCTCGACACCGAGCTCGACCACACCTTCCCGAAATACAATCCGAATCCGGAAGACATGGAGATGCTGCACGCGATCCGCGATGCGGTGCTGCATCACAAGGCCGATGTCGGTCTCGGCTTCGACGGTGACGGCGATCGCTGCGGCGTCGTCGACAACACCGGCGAGGAAATCTTCGCCGACAAGGTCGGCGTGATGCTCGCCCGCGACATGTCGGCGATCCACAAGGACGCGCAGTTCATCGTCGACGTGAAGTCGACCGGCCTGTTCGTCACCGATCCCGTGCTGCAGAAGCAGGGCGCCAAGGTCGCTTATTGGAAGACCGGCCATTCCTACATGAAGCGCCGCACCCACGAGACGGGTGCGCTCGCGGGCTTCGAGAAGTCCGGCCACTTCTTCTTCAACAAGCCGTATGGGCGCGGCTATGACGACGGCCTGGTGTCGGCGCTCGCGATCTGCGACATGCTCGACCGCGCGCCGGGCAAGTCGATGGCCGATTTGAAGAACGCGCTGCCGAAAACCTGGTCGTCGCCGACCATGTCGCCGCATTGCGCCGACGAGACCAAGTACGGCGTCATCGACCAGGTGGTGAAGCATTTTGAAGGCTTGCAGGCCAAGGGCGCCAGGATCGGCGGCCAGGCGATCCGCGATCTCGTCACCGTCAACGGCGGACGCGTCACGGTCGAGGACGGCAGCTGGGGCCTGGTGCGCGCGTCCTCGAACAAGCCCGAGCTCGTCGTCGTGGTCGAGAGCCCGGTCTCCGAGCAGCGCATGCACGACATGTTCGAGATGGTGAACAGCGTGCTGCGCACGCATGCCGCGGTTGGGGAATACAATCAGAGGATCCAAGGTGGCCTTGCTGGGCCGATCCGGCAGGCGAGGACCGATACCGAATTTGACTAA
- a CDS encoding ribbon-helix-helix domain-containing protein: protein MKSRTGVHLSESMSTRLTAAATRTGVTKSELIEAALDSFLESDNAAEHFAIVAGRLTELNDQIGRLGADLKMVNEAVALHARFHLAVTPSLSAAEQHMATVVGSERFDEFAAQVGRRVERGTSLLRETMNRRLVTNKNRWASHLAASADRRTNCRSSEPDRRLSDTVDGGSEPNAAVREGGSIRTFPDRTNIPLQREI from the coding sequence ATGAAATCCCGGACCGGCGTTCATCTCAGCGAATCCATGTCAACGCGGTTGACCGCCGCGGCTACACGCACGGGAGTCACAAAGTCAGAACTTATTGAAGCCGCGCTCGATAGCTTTCTCGAATCCGATAACGCTGCTGAACATTTCGCGATCGTGGCAGGCCGCCTCACTGAGTTGAACGATCAGATCGGGCGTCTCGGTGCCGATCTCAAGATGGTGAATGAGGCCGTCGCCCTTCACGCGCGCTTTCACTTGGCTGTTACGCCCTCGTTATCGGCGGCAGAGCAGCATATGGCGACTGTGGTGGGCTCAGAACGCTTCGATGAGTTCGCTGCGCAAGTAGGACGTCGTGTTGAGCGGGGGACATCCCTCCTCCGGGAGACGATGAACCGGCGCCTCGTGACGAATAAGAACCGCTGGGCGAGCCACCTTGCGGCAAGCGCGGATCGCCGCACGAATTGCAGGTCTTCAGAACCAGACCGTCGTCTGTCCGACACGGTTGATGGCGGGTCAGAGCCGAATGCTGCCGTGCGGGAGGGCGGCAGCATTCGAACCTTTCCAGACCGGACCAACATCCCGCTACAGCGAGAGATCTAA
- a CDS encoding bifunctional DNA primase/polymerase, with the protein MGNWQRSRWSAAQMEGIARNYPDATNTGLLCGELVGLDVDTPDAETADAIRAMVMELPGSDRAPYRMGKAPKTLFAFRATEPREKRATGAYLINGAKCQVEAFGERTQFVAFGTHPDTGRPYEWFNGSPAETPLAELPEITPEAIDELLARAEAYFAERGTLIKPASKASDRGPVVVDSDHPWADTSTPRVG; encoded by the coding sequence ATGGGTAACTGGCAGCGCTCGCGGTGGTCCGCTGCGCAAATGGAAGGCATCGCTCGCAACTATCCGGACGCCACAAATACGGGTCTGCTCTGCGGCGAACTTGTGGGGCTTGATGTCGACACGCCGGACGCTGAGACTGCCGACGCTATCCGCGCGATGGTGATGGAGTTGCCGGGGTCGGACAGAGCGCCGTATCGGATGGGCAAGGCACCGAAGACCCTGTTCGCATTCCGCGCCACCGAGCCTCGCGAGAAGCGCGCAACAGGCGCCTACCTGATCAACGGCGCCAAGTGTCAGGTCGAGGCGTTTGGTGAACGCACGCAATTCGTGGCGTTCGGAACGCATCCCGATACGGGCCGACCTTACGAATGGTTCAACGGTTCGCCGGCCGAAACACCGTTGGCCGAGCTTCCGGAAATCACACCAGAGGCGATCGACGAATTGTTGGCTCGGGCGGAGGCGTACTTCGCCGAGCGCGGGACGCTGATTAAGCCAGCCAGCAAAGCCAGTGACCGCGGCCCGGTGGTAGTCGATAGTGACCACCCGTGGGCTGACACATCAACGCCGCGCGTTGGCTAG
- a CDS encoding MFS transporter, translating to MGVSALVMRVFLPFAVGYYLSYLFRTINALIAAPLTSELGLDAGDLGLLTSVYFLTFAVAQIPVGILLDRYGPRLIQSVLLVAAAVGAALFATSDNLLMLLLGRALLGLGVAASLTAGLKALVLWFPKDRLPFLNGLMVMLGALGAVTTTSPAQWLLAWVGWRTLFALLAVFTAGCSAMIYLDDLSLGAGECIGNAGPAWNSRGQLEEDLYRSAFLASGAAISDFRRHRLGAAGTLGSAVVH from the coding sequence ATGGGTGTCTCCGCACTTGTCATGCGGGTGTTTCTACCTTTTGCTGTCGGTTATTACCTCTCGTACCTCTTCAGGACAATCAACGCTTTGATCGCCGCTCCCCTGACATCGGAATTGGGGCTCGACGCTGGTGATCTTGGCTTGCTGACTTCGGTCTATTTTCTCACCTTCGCGGTAGCGCAGATACCCGTCGGCATCCTTCTGGATCGATATGGTCCGCGGCTGATCCAGAGCGTGCTGCTGGTTGCTGCTGCGGTCGGCGCCGCATTGTTTGCTACGTCAGACAATTTGCTCATGCTGCTTCTAGGCCGGGCGCTACTCGGTCTCGGCGTCGCCGCGAGCCTGACCGCCGGATTGAAAGCCCTCGTTCTCTGGTTTCCGAAGGACCGTCTTCCGTTTCTCAACGGCCTGATGGTCATGCTCGGTGCATTGGGAGCAGTCACCACGACCTCGCCGGCGCAGTGGTTGCTGGCTTGGGTTGGGTGGAGGACGCTCTTCGCATTGTTAGCTGTCTTCACGGCCGGCTGTTCGGCGATGATCTATCTCGATGATCTATCTCTTGGTGCCGGAGAGTGCATCGGCAACGCCGGTCCTGCGTGGAACAGCCGTGGCCAGCTTGAAGAAGATTTATACCGATCCGCATTTCTGGCGTCTGGCGCCGCTATCAGCGACTTCCGTCGGCACCGCCTGGGCGCTGCAGGGACTTTGGGCAGCGCAGTGGTTCACTGA
- a CDS encoding helix-turn-helix transcriptional regulator, whose translation MIGTLDLLGRPAILIDQNGFVAAVNDNASKLFDDDLSVKGRRLFAADAQSRLRLDRLITQVRFLSGKPGRSTLQTVVTRSQRRPIVIDAIVQDWESAGDPLLPDMGALLILTDLNEIPRVSQSSVMEIFGLTPAQARLASLLVEGKSLEEIAFYMNISSGTARNHLKAVFLRTGTRRQAELVSLLSRLL comes from the coding sequence ATGATTGGTACGCTTGATCTATTGGGCCGGCCTGCGATTTTGATCGATCAGAATGGCTTCGTGGCGGCTGTCAACGACAACGCGTCGAAGCTTTTCGATGACGATCTATCGGTGAAGGGACGGCGTCTGTTTGCAGCGGATGCTCAGTCACGACTGAGGCTGGACCGACTGATCACTCAGGTCCGCTTTTTGTCTGGCAAACCGGGCCGTAGCACCTTGCAAACAGTTGTCACCCGGAGTCAGCGCCGGCCGATTGTCATTGATGCCATCGTTCAGGACTGGGAAAGTGCAGGCGATCCCCTCCTCCCGGACATGGGCGCCCTTCTGATCCTGACTGATCTGAATGAAATACCTCGCGTCTCGCAGAGCTCTGTCATGGAGATCTTTGGATTGACTCCCGCGCAGGCTCGTCTCGCATCGCTGCTGGTGGAGGGAAAGTCGCTGGAAGAAATTGCATTTTATATGAACATTTCGTCGGGGACAGCGCGAAACCATCTGAAAGCTGTCTTTTTGCGAACCGGGACCAGGCGGCAAGCTGAGCTAGTCTCGCTATTGTCCCGGCTTCTATAA
- a CDS encoding alpha/beta fold hydrolase yields the protein MPYIDATGVKLYFEEAGEGHPIIFLHEFGSDSRGWKTQVRYFSRAYRCITFNARGYAPSDVPDDPTLYGWELAVNDIAAVMRGLAVEHAHLVGLSMCGYAALQFGLRYPKRASAIVAAGVGSGSAPSQQDAWSRETSILARAFIERGMDAMARRMAHGQTRIQLKYKDTRSWEEFQERLRHHSPLGMSNTMARCQGVRPPLHDLADQFSTMRTPVLLALGDEDAPCLETNLMLKAVLPNAGLWICPNTGHTINLEEPTAFNAQLDSFLAAVERGSWRRGHPEIEAESDLKLEMTCDTRTKAVARYCNTPGASQ from the coding sequence ATGCCATATATCGATGCCACGGGTGTGAAGCTTTATTTTGAGGAAGCCGGGGAAGGTCATCCGATCATTTTCCTGCACGAGTTCGGCTCAGATAGCCGCGGATGGAAAACCCAGGTTCGCTACTTTTCTCGTGCCTATCGCTGCATCACTTTCAACGCTCGCGGATATGCCCCCAGCGACGTTCCTGACGATCCGACGCTATATGGCTGGGAGCTCGCTGTGAACGACATCGCCGCCGTCATGCGTGGCCTCGCTGTCGAACACGCACACCTGGTCGGATTGAGCATGTGCGGATATGCCGCCTTGCAGTTCGGATTACGCTATCCGAAGAGAGCCAGCGCGATTGTCGCGGCCGGTGTGGGATCCGGATCGGCTCCTTCCCAGCAGGACGCCTGGTCGAGAGAAACCTCCATTCTCGCGCGGGCTTTCATCGAGCGCGGGATGGACGCGATGGCCCGGAGAATGGCGCATGGTCAGACTCGTATTCAACTCAAATACAAGGACACACGGAGCTGGGAAGAGTTCCAGGAACGCCTGCGTCACCACTCACCGCTAGGTATGTCGAATACGATGGCGCGCTGTCAGGGGGTGCGACCGCCATTGCATGATCTGGCCGATCAGTTCTCAACGATGCGAACACCGGTATTGCTGGCCCTGGGCGATGAAGACGCGCCCTGCCTTGAGACTAACCTGATGCTGAAAGCAGTGCTTCCCAACGCCGGTCTTTGGATCTGTCCCAACACCGGCCACACCATCAATCTGGAAGAGCCGACAGCATTCAATGCTCAGCTCGACAGCTTTCTAGCCGCCGTCGAGCGTGGGAGCTGGCGCCGCGGGCATCCGGAAATTGAGGCTGAATCCGATCTGAAACTTGAGATGACGTGCGATACACGCACGAAGGCAGTGGCCCGTTACTGCAACACTCCAGGCGCTTCACAGTGA
- a CDS encoding DUF2274 domain-containing protein, producing MSKLKLGTILDDKPVKIAVELPAAVHRNLLAYAEAIARESGQPAPDPAKLIAPMIQRFMATDKGFSKVKRAATN from the coding sequence ATGAGCAAGCTGAAGCTCGGAACCATCCTCGACGATAAGCCGGTGAAGATCGCCGTCGAGTTGCCGGCTGCCGTCCATCGCAATCTCCTCGCCTATGCCGAGGCGATCGCGCGCGAGAGCGGACAGCCGGCACCCGATCCCGCCAAGCTCATCGCTCCGATGATCCAAAGATTCATGGCAACAGACAAGGGGTTTTCAAAGGTGAAACGCGCGGCAACAAATTGA